The genome window CTGCTTGCACCCTTCGCGGCCGATGCGCCCAGTCTGGGACTGGTGCAGGGCCAACGGGCGGTGCGGCAGGACGGGCTGGCGAAACGGCTGGCCTCGCGCTTCGCCAATGGCGTCCGGGGCGCGCTGCTGCGCGACGGGGTGCGGGATTCCGGCTGCGGGCTCAAGGCGTTCCGGCGCGAGGCCTATCTGGATCTGCCCTTCTTCGATCACATCCACCGCTTCATGCCCGCGATGATGCTGCGCGAGGGCTGGAGCGTCGAGACCGTCGACGTCACCCATCGCCCGCGCCGCAGCGGCCGCTCGAAATACTCGAACCTCGCGCGCGGGCTGGTGGGCATTCCCGACTTGCTGGGCGCGGCCTGGCTGATCCGCCGCTCGGGCCGCCGGGGACTGGCCGCGCCCGAACCGCCGCAGCACCGGCCGGCCACCCGCGGCCGCGAAGACGTGGCCCGGCCATGAGAAGCGCGCTGGCGAAGCCTGGCTATGCGGGGCTGGCGAATGCGGCCCTGTTGGCGCAGAACGGCGAGGCGACGGGCGTCGATCCGTCGCCGGAACGGGTGGCGCAGGTCGATGCCGGGCAAAACCCGGCCGCGGATGGCGCAGCGGCCGACTGGCCGCATCCCAGCCGCATCGGCGGCGGCGACCGGTTCGGAGCCAGCTGATGCGCCGCGCCCTGATCACCGGCTGTTCCGGCTTTATCGGCTTCCACCTTTGCCGCCGCCTGCTGGCGGACGGGTTCAGCGTGGCCGGCATCGACAACCTGTCGGATTATTACGACCCCGCCCTGAAGCGGCAGCGCCAGGCAATCCTCGAGGCCGATCCGGCCTTCTCGGTCGTCAACGACAGCATCGAGACCCCCGGCCTGCTGGAGCGCA of Paracoccus sp. TOH contains these proteins:
- a CDS encoding glycosyltransferase family 2 protein — encoded protein: MNDMLPDVSVIIPVRDEAVAVEPLIHEIAAAMAGRDHEIIVVDDGSDDGTDRILQALAARMPRLRLHRHPRSRGQSTAIRSGVRLARAPLIVTLDGDGQNPPDQIPLLLAPFAADAPSLGLVQGQRAVRQDGLAKRLASRFANGVRGALLRDGVRDSGCGLKAFRREAYLDLPFFDHIHRFMPAMMLREGWSVETVDVTHRPRRSGRSKYSNLARGLVGIPDLLGAAWLIRRSGRRGLAAPEPPQHRPATRGREDVARP